One Paracidovorax avenae ATCC 19860 genomic region harbors:
- a CDS encoding alpha/beta fold hydrolase — MTDTTLHPLPHGITLHCRTRGAPGRPVLVFLHGFPEGAFIWDGMLEHFARPENGGYRCVAPFLRGFAPSSSPQAVEAYRARHLVQDLAALIEAECGPAAAGGRLAALVAHDWGGAVAWNLANQRPGLLERLVIVNSPHPGTFLRELQHSPEQQKASEYMHFLCRPDAEALLAEDGYRRLFGFFDRPDGSAPAWLTPELRGRYRATWDEGLTGPCNYYRASPMRPPREGEPHAAAIELPDDMLGITRPTLVLWGLEDPALRPGLLEGLDRWVPALRLRTVPGASHWLVHEQPDRVASEIGDFLKETR; from the coding sequence ATGACCGATACCACGCTCCATCCGCTGCCCCACGGCATCACCCTGCACTGCCGCACGCGCGGCGCGCCCGGACGCCCGGTCTTGGTCTTCCTGCACGGCTTCCCCGAGGGCGCCTTCATCTGGGACGGGATGCTGGAGCATTTCGCGCGCCCCGAGAACGGCGGCTACCGCTGCGTGGCGCCCTTCCTGCGCGGGTTCGCGCCTTCCAGCAGCCCGCAGGCCGTGGAGGCCTACCGGGCCAGACACCTCGTTCAGGATCTGGCGGCACTCATCGAAGCGGAATGCGGCCCTGCCGCAGCCGGCGGCCGGCTCGCCGCCCTGGTCGCGCACGACTGGGGCGGAGCGGTGGCCTGGAACCTGGCGAACCAGCGGCCCGGCCTGCTGGAGCGCCTGGTGATCGTCAACTCGCCCCATCCCGGCACCTTCCTGCGGGAACTGCAGCACAGCCCGGAGCAGCAGAAGGCCAGCGAATACATGCACTTCCTCTGCCGGCCCGACGCCGAGGCCCTGCTGGCGGAGGATGGCTACCGCCGGCTCTTCGGATTCTTCGACCGCCCCGACGGGAGCGCACCCGCATGGCTCACGCCCGAGCTGCGGGGCCGCTACCGCGCCACCTGGGACGAAGGCCTCACGGGCCCCTGCAACTACTACCGGGCCAGCCCGATGCGCCCGCCGCGCGAAGGCGAGCCGCATGCCGCGGCCATTGAACTGCCGGACGACATGCTCGGCATCACCCGGCCCACCCTGGTGCTCTGGGGCCTGGAAGACCCGGCGCTGCGCCCCGGCCTGCTCGAGGGCCTCGACCGCTGGGTGCCGGCGCTGCGGCTGCGCACGGTGCCGGGCGCATCGCACTGGCTGGTGCATGAACAGCCGGACCGCGTGGCGAGCGAAATCGGGGATTTCCTGAAGGAGACGCGCTAG